The Thermotoga sp. SG1 genome includes a window with the following:
- a CDS encoding dihydroorotase produces the protein MRIYDPFRGKWMEEEIKTPFPSKGLVATSPFVDLHVHVRLNGGEDYDSLEEASLVGGFYKVVIQPNTRPAIDRKEILDEHLKLSKNRKVTFLFTVSPFGSLEAEGERVVGFSTDGIEYDYPTLVETMKKRKKALWFDHSQMYEIDGIFYEGTDFDLPKRPRSSEAVAIARTVLTGIEYGFERFHIQHVTTRYSVEMLSFLKKLARVTCEVTPHHLFFCYEDIKNTNFKINPPLGSPEDRKFLIEAVKKDVIDVLATDHAPHPEKPDDFASAPYGSTSIEIAFSVYYTVLEDLETVIEKMTKVPLGVLGMRESLTEEDLVFIDPDAQFVVDAGKFKSKGKNTMFDGVKLKGKVVAMKLKGRWVMMDGEVLPDQEENDQSERGHLDRSL, from the coding sequence GTGAGGATCTACGACCCATTCAGAGGAAAATGGATGGAAGAGGAAATAAAAACGCCTTTTCCTTCAAAAGGGCTGGTGGCCACATCGCCTTTTGTCGATCTTCACGTTCACGTTCGCCTCAACGGTGGAGAAGACTACGATTCTTTAGAAGAAGCCTCCCTTGTGGGAGGCTTTTATAAAGTGGTGATACAGCCAAACACCAGGCCGGCTATAGACAGAAAAGAGATTCTGGATGAACACCTGAAACTTTCCAAGAACAGAAAGGTGACGTTTCTTTTCACCGTGTCTCCCTTTGGCTCTCTTGAGGCAGAGGGTGAAAGGGTTGTAGGTTTTTCAACCGACGGGATAGAGTACGACTATCCCACACTCGTTGAGACGATGAAGAAAAGAAAAAAAGCACTCTGGTTCGATCACAGCCAGATGTACGAGATAGATGGGATCTTTTACGAGGGAACAGATTTTGACCTTCCGAAGCGTCCCCGCTCAAGTGAAGCGGTGGCGATTGCGAGAACCGTCCTCACAGGTATAGAGTACGGCTTTGAAAGATTCCACATCCAGCACGTGACAACCAGATACTCGGTGGAGATGCTCTCTTTTCTGAAAAAACTCGCCAGGGTCACCTGTGAGGTAACACCCCATCACCTGTTTTTCTGTTACGAAGACATCAAAAACACCAACTTCAAGATCAACCCACCCCTCGGATCCCCTGAGGACAGAAAATTCCTCATCGAAGCGGTGAAGAAAGATGTGATCGATGTTCTTGCAACAGACCACGCTCCCCATCCTGAAAAACCTGACGATTTTGCCTCCGCTCCTTATGGATCGACTTCCATAGAGATTGCCTTCTCTGTGTACTACACCGTTCTTGAAGACCTTGAAACGGTGATAGAAAAGATGACGAAAGTTCCCCTCGGCGTTCTTGGGATGAGAGAAAGTCTCACCGAGGAGGATCTTGTCTTCATAGATCCCGATGCGCAGTTCGTGGTGGATGCAGGGAAATTCAAGAGCAAAGGAAAGAACACGATGTTCGACGGTGTCAAACTGAAAGGGAAAGTCGTTGCGATGAAACTCAAAGGAAGATGGGTGATGATGGATGGAGAGGTTCTGCCTGACCAAGAAGAAAACGATCAGAGTGAACGAGGACACCTGGATCGTTCTCTTTGA
- the aroF gene encoding 3-deoxy-7-phosphoheptulonate synthase: MIVVLKPGSTEEDIKKVVKLAESYNLRCHVSKGQERTVIGIIGDDRYVVADKFESLDCVESVVRVLKPYKLVSREFHPEDTVIDLGGVKIGNGYFTIMAGPCAVEDREMLMEIAHFLSEFGVKVLRGGAYKPRTSPYSFQGLGEKGLEYLREAADKYGMYVVTEALGEEELPKVAEYADIIQIGARNAQNFRLLSKAGSYDKPVLLKRGFMNTIEEFLLSAEYIANSGNTKIILCERGIRTFEKATRNTLDISAVPIIRKESHLPILVDPSHSGGRRDLVIPLSRAAIAVGAHGIMVEVHPEPERALSDGKQSLDFKLFEELVREMKELAKALGVKVN; the protein is encoded by the coding sequence ATGATAGTGGTTTTAAAGCCCGGTTCTACGGAAGAAGATATAAAGAAGGTGGTGAAGTTGGCAGAGAGTTACAATCTGAGGTGTCACGTTTCCAAAGGTCAGGAGCGTACGGTGATAGGTATCATAGGTGATGACAGATACGTGGTGGCAGACAAATTCGAGTCGTTGGATTGTGTTGAGAGTGTTGTGAGAGTTCTCAAACCCTACAAACTCGTCTCGCGAGAGTTCCATCCAGAAGATACGGTGATAGACCTTGGAGGCGTGAAGATAGGAAACGGATACTTCACCATCATGGCAGGGCCCTGTGCAGTGGAAGACAGAGAGATGCTCATGGAGATCGCACACTTTCTAAGCGAATTCGGTGTGAAGGTGTTGAGAGGAGGAGCCTACAAGCCTCGAACATCACCCTACTCCTTCCAGGGGCTCGGAGAAAAAGGACTGGAGTATTTGAGAGAAGCTGCAGATAAGTACGGTATGTACGTTGTGACAGAGGCACTCGGTGAGGAAGAACTTCCAAAGGTGGCTGAATACGCCGATATCATCCAGATCGGTGCAAGGAATGCTCAAAATTTCAGGTTGCTTTCAAAAGCGGGAAGTTACGACAAACCCGTTCTTCTGAAAAGAGGTTTCATGAACACCATCGAAGAGTTTTTACTCTCAGCAGAGTACATAGCAAATTCAGGAAACACAAAGATCATCCTGTGTGAGAGAGGAATAAGGACGTTCGAGAAGGCAACAAGAAACACCCTCGACATCTCTGCTGTTCCGATCATCAGGAAAGAATCGCACCTTCCCATTCTTGTGGATCCGAGCCACTCGGGTGGAAGAAGAGATCTTGTCATCCCTCTTTCCCGCGCAGCAATAGCCGTCGGTGCACACGGAATCATGGTAGAGGTTCATCCAGAACCTGAAAGAGCACTTTCTGACGGAAAACAAAGCCTTGATTTCAAGCTCTTTGAGGAACTGGTCCGGGAGATGAAAGAACTTGCCAAGGCCCTGGGGGTGAAGGTGAATTGA
- the pyrE gene encoding orotate phosphoribosyltransferase — protein MIEEILEKTGALLSGHFVLSSGKHSSRYVQCARLFEFPEYGDIVGKKLAELLKKYDAETVIGPAMGGVILSYVVARYLKARSLFTERENGVMKLRRGFTVKPGEKVAVVEDVVTTGGSVKEVIELLKSLGANVVCVGSIIDRSGGRVDFGVPFESLLKLDLPVYEPNDCPLCKQGIPAEKPGSKGLK, from the coding sequence GTGATAGAGGAGATTCTAGAAAAAACGGGAGCGCTTCTTTCAGGACACTTCGTTCTCTCTTCCGGTAAGCATTCTTCCAGGTACGTTCAATGCGCCCGCCTTTTCGAATTTCCAGAGTACGGAGACATCGTTGGGAAGAAACTCGCAGAACTTTTGAAAAAGTACGATGCAGAGACGGTGATTGGCCCTGCAATGGGGGGAGTGATTCTTTCCTACGTTGTTGCAAGGTACCTGAAGGCAAGATCTCTCTTCACTGAGAGAGAAAACGGAGTAATGAAGCTCAGAAGGGGATTCACCGTGAAACCCGGTGAAAAAGTAGCGGTCGTCGAAGACGTGGTGACAACGGGAGGGTCTGTGAAGGAAGTGATAGAACTTTTGAAAAGTCTTGGAGCGAACGTGGTGTGTGTGGGATCGATCATAGATCGCTCTGGTGGAAGAGTGGATTTTGGCGTGCCTTTTGAAAGTCTTCTCAAACTGGATCTTCCAGTCTATGAACCCAATGACTGTCCTCTCTGCAAACAGGGAATACCCGCTGAAAAACCAGGAAGTAAGGGATTGAAATAA
- a CDS encoding tRNA-dihydrouridine synthase, with amino-acid sequence MLELTPPLVLLSGPAGFGEYLKLIDHKYVGGAILKTITFHPKEGNPTPRMADGDFYVINRIGLENPGIHRFVEDLPELPIPMIASLGGDSFEEYLEVAHVFKKVADRFCAVEFNFSCPNVKEGGLSIVRNRERWSDLLRELRRVLPESFLIAKVGIEGIFVEEAAEMVKDAGWEGITLVNTVRGLHFEKDTVILGGLSGPILKPIALRAVYEVKRRFPELFVIASGGVYSVEDAKEFLSVGADVIGIGSALFKDPGIVEEIGKYLMEVRR; translated from the coding sequence GTGCTGGAACTAACTCCCCCTCTTGTTCTCCTCTCTGGGCCGGCAGGTTTCGGGGAGTATTTAAAACTCATAGATCACAAATACGTTGGTGGAGCTATTTTGAAGACGATCACTTTCCATCCCAAAGAAGGAAATCCCACTCCTAGGATGGCAGATGGAGATTTTTACGTGATAAACAGGATCGGACTGGAAAACCCGGGAATACACAGATTCGTTGAAGATCTTCCTGAACTTCCTATCCCCATGATCGCAAGTCTTGGTGGTGACTCGTTCGAAGAGTACCTGGAAGTGGCACATGTGTTCAAAAAGGTGGCAGACAGATTCTGTGCTGTGGAATTTAACTTTTCCTGTCCGAACGTGAAGGAAGGAGGACTTTCCATCGTCAGAAACAGAGAAAGGTGGAGCGACCTTCTGAGAGAACTCAGAAGGGTACTCCCCGAGTCTTTTTTGATAGCAAAAGTGGGGATAGAAGGGATCTTTGTGGAAGAAGCAGCAGAAATGGTGAAAGACGCAGGGTGGGAAGGGATCACACTTGTGAACACGGTGAGGGGATTGCACTTTGAAAAAGACACTGTGATTCTGGGAGGTCTTTCAGGACCCATTTTGAAGCCCATCGCTCTCAGAGCGGTGTATGAGGTGAAAAGAAGGTTTCCAGAACTCTTTGTGATTGCAAGCGGCGGTGTGTACTCTGTAGAAGATGCAAAGGAATTTCTGAGTGTGGGTGCGGACGTGATAGGGATAGGAAGTGCCCTTTTCAAAGATCCCGGTATCGTCGAAGAGATAGGGAAATACTTGATGGAGGTGAGAAGATGA
- a CDS encoding prephenate dehydrogenase, translated as MRISVLGAGCIGGSIALKLNEKHRVLAFDQSRDVIRALEERGIKVVSKQEELFDTDLLILALPMAAEERFLRETEFTGKILDVASVKTPFMEIAKERGLNFIGGHPMAGNERKGKAGWDPEMFIGRIFFLCSPDGKEDDVVEGVVEDLGSRPVWIDYREHDKIVAAVSHVQYLISLSARFMGKPFEEYAGPGYQSNTRLSRQNMEMAMDMIRYNKENILKYLENARNFLNTLYNLIEREDFESLKKIIKEVVA; from the coding sequence TTGAGGATCTCTGTACTGGGGGCAGGATGTATAGGGGGATCTATCGCTCTGAAGTTGAACGAAAAGCACCGGGTTCTCGCCTTCGATCAAAGCAGGGATGTGATAAGGGCCCTTGAGGAAAGAGGGATAAAAGTTGTTTCGAAACAGGAAGAACTCTTCGACACCGATCTTCTCATCCTGGCGCTTCCAATGGCTGCTGAAGAGCGCTTTTTGAGAGAGACTGAGTTCACAGGAAAGATCTTGGATGTGGCAAGCGTGAAAACCCCCTTCATGGAAATAGCAAAAGAAAGGGGTCTGAACTTCATCGGAGGACACCCCATGGCGGGAAACGAGAGGAAGGGAAAAGCAGGATGGGACCCCGAGATGTTCATCGGAAGGATCTTTTTTCTCTGTTCTCCCGATGGAAAGGAAGACGACGTCGTTGAAGGTGTTGTGGAGGATCTTGGATCCAGGCCAGTCTGGATAGATTACAGAGAACACGACAAGATCGTTGCCGCTGTGAGTCATGTACAGTATTTGATCTCTTTGAGCGCTCGGTTCATGGGAAAGCCTTTTGAAGAATACGCAGGACCGGGCTATCAGTCGAACACGAGGCTTTCAAGACAGAACATGGAAATGGCGATGGATATGATCAGATATAATAAAGAAAACATCCTCAAGTACCTTGAAAATGCAAGAAATTTCCTGAACACTCTTTACAATCTCATAGAGAGAGAAGACTTCGAGAGTCTGAAAAAAATCATAAAGGAAGTGGTAGCATGA
- the pyrF gene encoding orotidine-5'-phosphate decarboxylase, whose translation MIPVLSLDMEDPIGFIEENGSFDVVKVGHNLVVHGKKIFDELEKRNLKIILDLKFCDIPSTVERSIKSWDHPAIIGFTVHSCAGYESVERALKATKKHVFVVVKLTSMEGSLEDYLDKIERLNELGCDFVLPGPWAKVLREKIKGKILVPGIRMEVKADDQKDVVTPEEIKEIADFAVLGREIYLSENPREKIEKIKEMIM comes from the coding sequence ATGATACCTGTTTTGAGCCTCGACATGGAGGATCCAATCGGATTCATCGAAGAAAACGGCAGTTTCGATGTGGTGAAGGTGGGACACAACCTCGTCGTTCATGGAAAGAAGATCTTCGACGAACTTGAAAAAAGAAACCTGAAGATCATCCTCGACCTGAAGTTCTGTGACATACCTTCAACCGTGGAGCGCTCCATAAAAAGCTGGGACCATCCGGCCATCATCGGTTTCACTGTTCACTCCTGCGCGGGATACGAAAGTGTAGAAAGGGCCCTTAAGGCAACGAAGAAACACGTGTTCGTTGTAGTGAAACTAACTTCCATGGAAGGATCTTTGGAAGATTACCTGGATAAAATAGAAAGACTGAACGAACTGGGATGCGATTTCGTACTTCCGGGGCCATGGGCAAAAGTTCTAAGAGAGAAAATCAAAGGAAAGATTCTCGTTCCCGGAATCAGAATGGAAGTGAAAGCAGACGACCAGAAAGATGTGGTGACACCGGAGGAAATAAAAGAAATCGCAGATTTTGCCGTTCTTGGAAGAGAAATCTACCTCAGTGAAAATCCAAGAGAAAAGATCGAAAAGATAAAGGAGATGATAATGTGA
- a CDS encoding MFS transporter, producing the protein MNDITFWKRNFVLLALGRFVSILGSSVQAVAIPIFVLDLTHSGTAVATMSIAYMLPRILLMPIAGIVGDRGNRKFLMVSMDFLRGILICFLSFLAFRNAITLSVLYVSQVAMAIMDNLFDIPTGAMFPDIVPEDFLMRANSIMGMVRIFPQILGPALGGVIYGFYGIAIVFLVNGVSFILSAISEIFIVYWQKIEKKPSHFKQIVLDLKEGFLFIWNHSLIRIILIFALFLNLLISPLFMVVYPYTIREVMKFSAQEFGFLETSFTLGALFGNLLIASYLSKRNMWKAMKISIFLFELPIVFLGVLVMPDFSSSVERLVLFILFFVTFLIMGFLNPIINVPLDTAFQKMTPSHIRARAFSFLVLVANGVTPLGSVLYGYLVDRVAIHLLYYTVGVLSFLIAVLLLVALRGKELPT; encoded by the coding sequence GTGAACGATATTACCTTCTGGAAGAGAAACTTTGTCCTTCTTGCTCTAGGAAGATTTGTTTCGATTCTTGGTAGCTCCGTCCAGGCGGTTGCGATTCCCATCTTTGTTCTTGATCTGACACATTCCGGAACGGCAGTTGCCACAATGAGCATTGCCTATATGCTTCCAAGGATACTACTCATGCCCATAGCCGGAATCGTTGGAGATCGAGGAAACAGAAAGTTTCTCATGGTGTCGATGGATTTTCTGAGGGGAATTCTCATATGTTTCCTCTCGTTTCTTGCATTCAGAAACGCCATTACTCTTTCTGTTCTTTACGTTTCACAGGTTGCCATGGCGATCATGGACAACCTTTTTGATATACCAACGGGCGCGATGTTTCCGGACATCGTACCGGAAGATTTTCTCATGAGGGCAAACTCCATAATGGGTATGGTGAGGATCTTCCCACAGATCCTCGGACCTGCACTCGGAGGGGTGATCTACGGTTTCTACGGCATAGCGATCGTGTTTCTTGTGAACGGAGTGTCCTTCATTCTCTCTGCCATCAGTGAGATCTTCATAGTCTATTGGCAAAAGATTGAGAAGAAACCTTCTCATTTCAAGCAGATAGTTCTGGATCTCAAAGAAGGTTTTCTTTTCATCTGGAATCACTCGCTCATAAGGATCATCCTTATCTTTGCTCTCTTTCTGAATCTTCTCATTTCTCCACTCTTCATGGTTGTCTATCCTTACACGATCAGGGAAGTGATGAAGTTTTCCGCTCAGGAGTTTGGCTTTCTTGAGACCTCGTTCACTCTGGGGGCACTCTTTGGGAACCTTCTGATCGCATCTTACCTGTCAAAAAGAAACATGTGGAAGGCAATGAAGATTTCCATCTTCCTCTTTGAACTTCCTATTGTTTTTCTTGGTGTTCTCGTCATGCCAGATTTTTCCTCAAGTGTGGAAAGACTGGTTCTTTTCATTTTGTTCTTCGTGACGTTTTTGATAATGGGCTTTTTGAATCCAATAATCAACGTTCCTCTTGACACGGCCTTTCAGAAGATGACACCTTCGCACATCAGAGCGAGGGCGTTCTCCTTCCTTGTTCTTGTGGCAAACGGAGTAACTCCACTTGGATCTGTGCTCTACGGATATCTTGTTGATAGGGTAGCGATTCACTTACTTTACTACACCGTTGGTGTTCTCTCCTTTTTGATCGCTGTGCTTCTTCTGGTGGCTCTCAGAGGAAAAGAACTTCCCACTTGA
- a CDS encoding YgiQ family radical SAM protein: MFLPTTREEMEKLGWKELDIILVTGDAYVDHPSFGVSLIGHYLVSHGFKVGIIAQPDWKSGKDITRLGKPRLFFGVTAGNVDSMVANYTASMKKRKTDDYTPGGTFGRRPDRATIVYTNLIRRFFPGVPVVLGGIEASLRRFAHYDWWSDRVRKSVLVDSKADLLVYGMGEKAVLEIAKTLAETGDIEKCKSIRGVVWWTSQKPIEGVELPSFDEISENPEKYAEAIKLQTWYTDPYRNTLIYQRQDTRYVVQNPPQPPLSQEELDQIYLLPFEREVHPFYARMGRVKAIETVKFSITAVRGCFGGCSFCALTQHQTTHVSYRSEDSILEEVKLLTRRRNFKGTITDVGGPTANLYGSRCTVRETRGQCQKFCLYPGVCRIVQPDHDRFIALLESIKRLPRVKNVFVSSGIRHDFVFAENNPDIFIRELVKYTPGQLKLAPEHAHPKVLSLMRKPPVELFLEFKRRFETFARKMGKRKYVIGYFIVGHPGEGWKENNYLRDFILKYLGYFPQQIQIFTPTPGTVSTAMYYSGIDPFTGEKVYVEKSLKVRNRMKENVLFKKRREEK, translated from the coding sequence GTGTTCCTTCCTACAACGCGTGAAGAAATGGAAAAGCTGGGCTGGAAAGAACTCGACATAATCCTCGTTACGGGAGATGCTTACGTGGACCACCCTTCCTTTGGTGTTTCGCTCATCGGCCACTATCTTGTCTCTCACGGTTTCAAAGTGGGAATCATTGCCCAACCTGACTGGAAATCGGGAAAGGACATCACGCGTCTTGGAAAGCCTCGACTCTTCTTCGGTGTCACCGCCGGAAACGTTGATTCGATGGTGGCAAATTACACGGCCTCGATGAAGAAAAGAAAAACAGACGACTACACACCGGGTGGAACTTTCGGAAGAAGACCCGACAGGGCGACGATAGTCTACACCAACCTGATAAGGAGATTCTTTCCGGGTGTGCCTGTTGTTCTTGGTGGAATAGAGGCGAGTTTGAGAAGATTCGCACATTACGACTGGTGGAGCGATAGAGTGAGAAAGTCTGTCCTTGTCGATTCAAAGGCAGATCTTCTCGTTTACGGAATGGGAGAAAAAGCAGTTCTTGAAATCGCAAAAACCCTTGCTGAGACTGGCGACATAGAGAAGTGCAAGAGCATCCGTGGAGTTGTGTGGTGGACCTCTCAGAAACCCATTGAGGGTGTGGAACTTCCCTCTTTTGATGAAATCTCAGAAAACCCAGAAAAGTACGCAGAGGCTATAAAACTTCAGACCTGGTACACGGATCCATACAGGAACACTCTGATCTACCAGAGACAGGACACAAGATACGTTGTTCAGAATCCCCCGCAACCTCCACTTTCCCAGGAGGAACTTGACCAGATCTACCTTCTTCCTTTCGAAAGAGAAGTTCATCCGTTTTATGCGAGAATGGGAAGGGTGAAGGCAATAGAGACGGTGAAGTTCTCCATCACGGCCGTTCGTGGTTGTTTTGGTGGATGTTCTTTCTGTGCTCTTACGCAGCATCAGACCACGCACGTCTCCTATCGGAGTGAAGATTCCATACTGGAAGAAGTGAAACTTCTTACCAGAAGGAGAAATTTCAAAGGTACCATCACGGATGTCGGAGGTCCCACCGCGAACCTTTACGGTTCAAGATGCACCGTCAGAGAAACCAGAGGGCAGTGCCAGAAATTTTGCCTTTATCCTGGTGTCTGCAGGATCGTTCAGCCAGATCACGACAGGTTCATCGCACTCCTTGAGTCGATAAAAAGACTGCCCCGCGTGAAGAACGTCTTTGTCTCTTCAGGTATCAGACACGATTTTGTTTTCGCCGAGAACAACCCAGACATCTTCATCAGAGAACTCGTGAAATACACCCCCGGCCAGCTGAAACTTGCCCCGGAACACGCCCATCCAAAGGTGCTTTCTCTGATGAGAAAGCCTCCGGTGGAACTGTTTCTGGAATTCAAAAGAAGGTTCGAGACATTCGCACGGAAGATGGGAAAGAGAAAGTACGTGATCGGCTACTTCATAGTGGGACATCCGGGAGAGGGCTGGAAGGAGAACAACTATCTGAGAGATTTCATCCTGAAGTATCTTGGCTACTTTCCGCAGCAGATACAAATCTTTACACCCACCCCCGGAACGGTGAGCACCGCCATGTACTACTCCGGAATAGATCCGTTCACCGGCGAGAAGGTGTATGTAGAAAAATCTTTGAAAGTGAGAAACAGGATGAAGGAGAATGTTTTATTCAAGAAAAGGAGGGAAGAAAAATGA
- a CDS encoding dihydroorotate dehydrogenase — MERFCLTKKKTIRVNEDTWIVLFEEQIDFSPGQFVMLETPKLVRKPFVLGWWEDSLAVSVQVKGKGTRWIVEEAEKIKGHGPLGNGFKKDGRGLLIISPTCLTMAKAFERAMNVDVLVGSRTPIFISLEYESAIGNDEFLKKLSSLPEYDWYLVSGSKGMEKVCWEHLKGKEVYFSLEEYMGCGIGACKSCAVFTKSGVKHVCTDGPIFRGDELCWN, encoded by the coding sequence ATGGAGAGGTTCTGCCTGACCAAGAAGAAAACGATCAGAGTGAACGAGGACACCTGGATCGTTCTCTTTGAAGAACAGATCGATTTTTCACCGGGGCAGTTTGTGATGCTTGAGACCCCCAAACTCGTCAGAAAACCCTTCGTCCTTGGCTGGTGGGAAGATAGTCTTGCTGTTTCCGTTCAGGTGAAAGGAAAGGGAACAAGATGGATCGTGGAAGAAGCAGAAAAGATAAAGGGACATGGACCCCTTGGAAACGGTTTCAAAAAAGACGGAAGAGGACTTCTCATCATCTCTCCAACCTGTCTCACTATGGCAAAAGCATTCGAAAGAGCCATGAACGTGGACGTTCTCGTTGGAAGCAGAACGCCTATTTTCATATCCCTGGAGTATGAAAGTGCTATCGGAAACGATGAATTTTTGAAAAAACTCTCATCACTTCCTGAGTACGACTGGTACCTCGTCTCTGGATCCAAAGGTATGGAGAAAGTTTGCTGGGAACACCTGAAGGGAAAAGAAGTCTACTTCTCACTCGAAGAATACATGGGATGCGGCATAGGTGCCTGCAAGTCGTGTGCCGTTTTCACAAAAAGTGGTGTGAAACACGTCTGCACGGATGGTCCGATATTCAGAGGTGATGAACTGTGCTGGAACTAA
- a CDS encoding alpha/beta fold hydrolase has protein sequence MRFTIFFLVLLGVMVFGAFEQEAYLFVQRLTTEDFETALSMCTDQMRKQLSLQNLSSIWYSLKSQLGDFKEIIAYEKTTQGEYEIYNFTLRFEKGEISALVTMDKEGKVAGLFFTQSAGAEYEPPDYANLESFEEKDISVNGLPGKLTIPEGKGPFPAVVLVHGSGPNDMDETIGPNKIFKDIAYGLSSNGIIVLRYHKRTFVEKMDPATLTVEEEVIKDAQEAVKILKQREDVSTVYVLGHSLGAMLSPEIAERSKADGVIMLAPPARPLEDLMEDQLKYLQSLGLAENIEEILKTLEKLRKKELPPDEIVLGAPAKYFYDLRERQPVLTAKRLSIPMLLIFGGRDYQVSEKDRKIWLRELSDKENVKIVVFEDLNHLMMTGEGKSTPVEYMKKGHVDRRVIDAIVEWMVK, from the coding sequence ATGAGATTCACCATTTTCTTTCTTGTACTTCTTGGGGTGATGGTCTTCGGTGCATTCGAACAAGAAGCATACCTCTTCGTTCAGAGACTCACAACTGAAGACTTCGAAACTGCCCTGTCCATGTGTACAGACCAGATGAGAAAGCAACTCAGTCTTCAGAACCTTTCGAGCATCTGGTATTCCCTGAAAAGTCAACTTGGTGACTTCAAAGAGATTATCGCTTACGAAAAGACCACTCAGGGTGAATACGAGATATACAACTTCACTCTAAGATTCGAAAAAGGTGAGATCTCAGCGCTGGTCACCATGGACAAGGAAGGAAAAGTCGCCGGCCTGTTCTTCACACAGTCTGCGGGGGCAGAGTACGAACCTCCCGATTATGCAAACCTGGAAAGTTTCGAAGAAAAAGACATTTCTGTGAACGGACTTCCTGGAAAGCTCACCATTCCAGAAGGAAAAGGTCCCTTTCCGGCCGTTGTTCTTGTCCATGGATCCGGACCAAACGACATGGATGAGACGATAGGCCCCAACAAGATCTTCAAAGATATTGCCTACGGGCTGTCTTCAAACGGCATCATCGTTCTCAGATACCACAAGAGAACGTTTGTGGAGAAGATGGATCCTGCCACTCTGACTGTTGAAGAAGAGGTCATAAAAGATGCTCAGGAAGCGGTGAAGATTTTGAAACAGAGAGAGGATGTCTCCACGGTGTACGTTCTCGGTCACAGTCTCGGTGCTATGCTTTCACCAGAGATCGCAGAAAGATCAAAAGCAGATGGTGTTATCATGCTGGCACCCCCTGCACGTCCACTCGAAGATCTCATGGAGGATCAGTTGAAATATCTTCAGTCTCTGGGTCTTGCAGAAAACATAGAAGAAATTTTGAAGACTCTGGAAAAACTCAGAAAAAAAGAACTTCCACCTGATGAAATTGTTCTTGGAGCACCTGCAAAGTACTTCTACGACCTGAGAGAAAGACAACCCGTTTTGACAGCAAAAAGGCTCTCTATTCCCATGCTTTTGATCTTCGGTGGAAGGGACTACCAGGTGAGCGAAAAAGATCGAAAAATCTGGTTGAGAGAACTTTCAGACAAAGAAAACGTGAAGATCGTAGTCTTTGAAGATCTCAACCACCTCATGATGACAGGAGAAGGGAAATCAACACCCGTTGAGTACATGAAGAAAGGACACGTTGACAGACGGGTGATAGATGCGATCGTGGAGTGGATGGTAAAATAG
- a CDS encoding DUF2089 domain-containing protein encodes MLPKCPVCGREMMVTELHCDRDDVTVKGRFRASPFDFLDREELEFVILFFRARGNLKEMERYTGQGYFALRGKLEKILEKMKLQPLGEVKEEVSDEDLFKQVKEGKISVEEALELLKRKKKGGEGDV; translated from the coding sequence ATGTTGCCCAAATGTCCTGTATGCGGAAGAGAAATGATGGTAACGGAACTTCACTGTGATAGAGACGATGTCACGGTGAAGGGTCGATTCAGAGCGAGTCCGTTTGACTTTCTCGACAGAGAAGAACTCGAGTTCGTCATCCTTTTCTTCAGAGCAAGAGGAAACCTCAAGGAGATGGAACGTTATACAGGACAGGGCTACTTTGCCTTGAGAGGGAAACTGGAAAAGATTCTTGAGAAGATGAAACTTCAGCCACTTGGCGAGGTGAAAGAAGAGGTCTCAGACGAGGATCTCTTCAAGCAGGTGAAGGAAGGAAAGATCAGTGTCGAGGAGGCGCTGGAACTTCTCAAAAGAAAGAAAAAAGGAGGGGAGGGCGATGTCTGA